A window of Nocardia fluminea contains these coding sequences:
- a CDS encoding conjugal transfer protein TrbL family protein: MENAIDGFFRRIVESALNPLLELLSETLLTTPEPSEIPQIGVLWNQSWQIVTALYVLVVMAAGVLLMARETLQTQWSIRELAPRLVVGFVAGGLSMAIATAAISFANALAAAVAGDGVDSSSAAAALTELATNGLQSQGFALMLYLAFVVMLLVLLISYIVRVTITILLIVAAPLALMCHALPGIDGVARWWWRSFAACLGIQVVQSMILVIVLRVLLGPGGWYLFGPDANEIVNMIVALALMFVLIKTPFWLLSVLKIGQGRSFAGSIVRGFIAYKTLGLLKGTTSSSTRTAASAASGPRTPRTPRAARAPRAPRTPAGPSDPFARVRATRDGQLMLPLEGVRRVPRQLGPTPAEATGTPPPRPARTPRGRQLAFDFTTPDPYRGIRAGAGGQYPLPIPVRRVRTTPPVPPPPKRPGRRATPQQLAFDFTEPAPADPYARLRPTRSGQYPLPFPVTRVKPVPPPQNPPQPPAPAPARPAGRQLHLPMPDLPVRRRASRAPRGGTLR; the protein is encoded by the coding sequence GTGGAGAACGCGATCGACGGGTTCTTCCGGCGCATCGTCGAGTCCGCGCTCAACCCGCTTCTCGAGCTGCTGTCAGAAACTCTGCTCACCACACCCGAACCCAGCGAGATCCCACAGATCGGTGTGCTGTGGAACCAGTCCTGGCAGATCGTCACCGCCCTCTACGTGCTCGTCGTGATGGCGGCCGGGGTGCTGCTGATGGCACGCGAGACCCTGCAAACCCAATGGTCGATCCGCGAACTCGCTCCCCGCCTGGTCGTCGGGTTCGTGGCCGGGGGACTGAGCATGGCGATCGCCACGGCGGCGATCAGCTTCGCCAACGCCCTCGCCGCCGCAGTGGCCGGAGACGGCGTCGACTCCAGCTCTGCCGCTGCCGCGCTGACCGAGCTCGCGACCAACGGGCTGCAGAGCCAAGGTTTCGCGCTGATGCTCTATCTCGCGTTCGTGGTGATGCTGCTCGTACTGCTCATCAGCTACATCGTGCGAGTCACCATCACGATCTTGCTGATCGTGGCCGCACCCCTGGCGTTGATGTGCCACGCACTGCCCGGCATCGACGGCGTAGCGCGGTGGTGGTGGCGCTCGTTCGCCGCGTGCTTGGGGATCCAGGTCGTGCAGTCGATGATCTTGGTGATCGTGCTGCGGGTACTGCTCGGCCCGGGCGGGTGGTATCTGTTCGGCCCGGACGCGAACGAGATCGTGAACATGATCGTCGCGTTGGCGCTGATGTTCGTGTTGATCAAGACCCCGTTCTGGCTGCTGTCCGTGCTCAAGATCGGGCAAGGTCGTTCGTTCGCCGGGTCGATCGTGCGGGGATTCATCGCCTACAAGACCCTCGGCCTGCTCAAAGGGACCACGTCGAGCAGCACCCGGACCGCCGCCTCGGCAGCCTCTGGACCGCGAACCCCGCGAACCCCGCGAGCCGCTCGCGCCCCGCGAGCGCCTCGAACGCCTGCGGGGCCTTCCGATCCGTTCGCACGGGTCCGCGCGACGCGAGACGGGCAGCTGATGCTGCCCCTGGAAGGGGTGCGCCGCGTCCCCCGCCAACTCGGCCCGACACCCGCCGAGGCCACGGGCACCCCGCCGCCGCGCCCTGCCCGGACACCGAGGGGACGCCAGCTCGCGTTCGACTTCACCACACCGGACCCGTACCGGGGCATCCGAGCCGGGGCCGGGGGCCAGTACCCGCTCCCGATCCCGGTCCGCCGGGTCCGCACGACACCACCGGTCCCGCCACCACCCAAGCGTCCCGGCCGCCGCGCGACACCTCAACAGCTCGCCTTCGATTTCACCGAGCCCGCCCCGGCCGACCCTTACGCCCGTCTTCGGCCGACCCGCAGCGGGCAGTACCCGCTGCCGTTCCCGGTGACCCGGGTCAAACCCGTTCCACCGCCACAGAACCCACCACAGCCACCCGCACCCGCACCGGCGCGTCCGGCGGGGCGGCAACTGCATCTACCCATGCCCGACCTGCCCGTGCGCCGCCGCGCATCACGCGCTCCGAGAGGAGGCACCCTGCGATGA
- a CDS encoding recombinase family protein produces the protein MPEVFADKKSGKDTEWAELWECLEYMRASDTLVVPSLDRLGRSLQDLIAIVAGLRMRDIGFRSLHDVIDTTTPGGRLVFHVFAALAGFIRELIVQGTIEGFAAARARGQRLGRHQRPRNRSGTPAQFSPGPRRSCPRWRDCSASRGRQSTNTSPSSA, from the coding sequence GTGCCAGAAGTCTTCGCCGACAAGAAATCCGGCAAGGATACCGAGTGGGCCGAGCTGTGGGAGTGCTTGGAGTACATGCGCGCCAGCGATACTTTGGTCGTGCCGTCACTCGATCGGCTCGGCCGCTCGTTGCAGGACCTGATTGCGATCGTCGCTGGATTACGTATGCGCGACATCGGATTCCGGTCGCTGCACGACGTAATTGACACGACCACTCCCGGCGGGCGCCTGGTGTTCCACGTCTTCGCCGCCCTGGCCGGGTTCATCCGCGAGCTGATCGTTCAGGGCACCATCGAGGGCTTTGCCGCCGCGCGCGCCCGTGGACAACGCCTCGGCCGCCACCAGCGACCGAGGAACAGATCCGGCACGCCCGCGCAATTCTCACCCGGCCCGAGGAGATCGTGTCCTCGGTGGCGCGACTGCTCCGCGTCTCGCGGTCGGCAATCTACAAATACGTCCCCAAGCTCAGCATAA
- a CDS encoding DNA-directed RNA polymerase subunit alpha C-terminal domain-containing protein, whose amino-acid sequence MSEAAAPKDLATIKLGTMFSPRVSNVLGREGICTIGDLMTYTHLDLNCLPAFGVGTMASIDSALAEHGLRLDRREPDQPTLLEEFRTVLEQRDQPLALIERITDTVSTAEGLRDIDTAVGGMDTKPTVRQAATRRRNDRR is encoded by the coding sequence ATGAGCGAGGCCGCCGCACCGAAAGATCTGGCAACAATCAAGTTGGGCACGATGTTCAGTCCTCGTGTGTCGAACGTGCTCGGGCGGGAGGGGATCTGCACCATCGGCGACCTGATGACCTACACCCACCTCGACCTGAACTGTCTTCCCGCCTTCGGCGTAGGCACGATGGCCAGTATCGACTCAGCGTTGGCCGAGCACGGCCTACGTTTGGACCGGCGCGAACCCGACCAGCCCACACTGCTCGAAGAGTTCCGCACGGTGCTCGAGCAGCGCGACCAACCCTTGGCTCTGATCGAGCGGATCACCGATACGGTCAGCACAGCCGAGGGGCTCCGCGACATCGACACGGCAGTGGGCGGCATGGACACCAAGCCCACCGTGCGCCAGGCTGCGACCCGCCGCCGCAACGACCGCCGCTGA
- a CDS encoding PrgI family protein, which translates to MSTIVRIPADVDRSDRLLGPFTARQLAVLATIALLLYSAWAATRTLIPPAVFAAVAAPVFVVIAVAVLTRRDGLSADLLLVAAIGHRLRPRHLVRTGVQRFPRWITRRATRTQSRSPEVAGLTARAARLPESVSASGGAGGGVGVIDLGADGLAVIAVAGTLNLSLRTPAEQDSLVGQLAGWLHTLRQPVQILVRSARLDLTEHIAGLHAAAEQMSPDLAAAALDHADHLAELTAREDPTHRQVLLIWREHTETLAATGLRARLPGRSRARRALSTGARRAAESRLLRRMSEAADVLSPLGISVTALDTAAAAAVLISCTNPEGLVSAAADIAAADTVITTDPDSHVPDPFASEGLERFAPESLTIGTRHLEIGSDWTATLAVTGYPREVTAGWLAPLLSHPGRVEVAVHIEPVDPATAATRLRRQQARLESSRMQDLGRGRLTDPQIDVAVEDAADLSARVARAEARLFRVGVYLTVHAESETELADEVAAVRALAASLLVDTCTLSYRAAQAWATTLPLGLDLIGVQRTFDTTALAAAFPFDSPQLPAADPAQAARPQGVLYGRDAASGLLFVDRFGPEAHNHNLVVLGRSGAGKSYLVKTEILRALYRGIEQVVIDPEDEYRRLCESVGGANIRLGAPGVRLNPFDLEVHTQADGRRSAPTDALTRRKLFLHTLIQVLLRDQTAAQRSALDAALATTYAAAGVTDDPATWTRPAPTLSGLRDQLDRLGSTAATELAAGLHPYVGEGAYAGLIDGPTTTEPEGGLIVFSLRELPEELKTIGTLLVLDATWRRVSNPGQRRPRMITVDEAWLLMRQPAGAQFLFRAAKSFRKHWAGLTVATQDCADVCSTELGRAIVSNAATQILLRQAPQAIDEVATAFHLSDGEQQFLLSASRGSGLLAVGGTDRAVFGSLASHTENALITTDPGELAAGTAELDTDIYIDATEPAPALTGTGAPDGPGTILGHGTEAVHAAGEEGSEAQHRPA; encoded by the coding sequence ATGAGCACCATCGTGCGTATCCCCGCCGACGTCGACCGCTCCGACCGGCTGTTGGGGCCGTTCACTGCCCGCCAGCTCGCCGTTCTCGCCACCATCGCCCTACTGCTGTACTCGGCCTGGGCCGCAACCAGAACCTTGATCCCCCCAGCGGTGTTCGCCGCCGTCGCGGCCCCGGTGTTCGTCGTTATCGCGGTCGCGGTCCTCACCCGCCGCGACGGCCTCTCCGCCGATCTGCTGCTCGTGGCCGCCATCGGCCACCGGCTCCGGCCGCGCCACCTCGTCAGGACCGGTGTGCAGCGGTTCCCGAGGTGGATCACCCGCCGCGCCACCAGGACCCAGTCGCGCTCGCCGGAGGTGGCCGGGTTGACCGCGCGAGCGGCACGGCTACCGGAGTCGGTGAGTGCCAGTGGTGGCGCGGGTGGCGGTGTCGGGGTGATCGACCTCGGCGCCGATGGCCTCGCTGTCATCGCCGTCGCCGGAACCCTCAACCTGAGTCTGCGGACCCCGGCCGAACAGGACAGCCTCGTCGGTCAGCTCGCGGGCTGGCTGCACACCCTGCGCCAGCCCGTGCAGATCCTGGTCCGCTCGGCGCGGCTGGACCTGACCGAGCACATCGCCGGCCTGCACGCCGCCGCCGAGCAGATGTCACCCGACCTGGCCGCCGCCGCGCTCGACCACGCCGACCACCTCGCCGAATTGACCGCTCGGGAGGACCCGACCCACCGACAGGTGCTGCTGATCTGGCGCGAACACACCGAGACCCTGGCCGCCACCGGGTTGCGCGCCCGCCTGCCCGGCCGCAGCCGGGCACGGCGGGCGTTGTCGACTGGCGCGCGCCGAGCGGCGGAGTCCCGGCTGCTGCGTCGGATGAGCGAGGCCGCGGATGTCCTTTCCCCACTGGGTATCTCGGTCACCGCCCTCGACACCGCCGCAGCTGCCGCCGTCCTGATCAGCTGCACCAATCCCGAAGGGCTTGTGTCGGCTGCCGCCGACATCGCCGCCGCCGACACGGTCATCACCACCGACCCCGACAGCCATGTACCGGACCCGTTTGCCAGTGAGGGCCTCGAACGGTTCGCCCCGGAATCCCTCACGATCGGCACCCGGCATCTCGAAATCGGGTCCGATTGGACCGCGACGCTGGCGGTCACCGGCTACCCGCGCGAGGTGACCGCTGGCTGGCTCGCGCCCCTGCTCTCACACCCCGGTCGGGTCGAGGTCGCGGTGCACATCGAGCCTGTCGACCCGGCAACCGCCGCCACCCGGTTGCGTCGCCAGCAGGCACGCCTCGAGTCCTCGCGGATGCAGGACCTCGGGCGGGGCCGCCTGACCGACCCGCAGATCGATGTCGCGGTCGAGGACGCCGCCGATCTGTCCGCGCGGGTCGCCCGCGCCGAAGCGCGCCTTTTCCGGGTCGGGGTGTATCTCACCGTGCACGCCGAATCCGAAACCGAACTGGCCGACGAGGTCGCCGCCGTCCGCGCCCTGGCCGCGAGCCTGCTCGTGGACACCTGCACCCTGTCCTATCGCGCTGCCCAAGCCTGGGCGACCACCTTGCCGCTCGGGCTCGATCTGATCGGGGTGCAGCGGACTTTCGACACCACCGCCCTCGCCGCGGCATTCCCATTCGACTCACCGCAGCTGCCCGCCGCCGATCCCGCCCAGGCCGCTCGCCCGCAAGGTGTTCTCTACGGACGAGACGCCGCGTCGGGGCTGTTGTTCGTGGACCGGTTCGGGCCCGAGGCCCACAACCACAACCTCGTCGTGCTGGGCCGCTCGGGTGCGGGCAAGTCCTACCTGGTCAAGACCGAGATCCTGCGGGCGTTGTATCGCGGGATCGAGCAGGTCGTGATCGATCCCGAGGACGAATACCGTCGCTTGTGTGAGTCCGTGGGTGGTGCCAACATCCGTCTCGGCGCACCGGGCGTACGGCTCAACCCGTTCGATCTGGAAGTCCACACCCAAGCTGACGGTCGCCGCAGCGCTCCAACCGACGCGCTCACACGACGGAAACTCTTCCTGCACACCCTGATCCAGGTGCTACTGAGGGATCAGACCGCCGCGCAACGGTCGGCGCTGGACGCCGCCCTGGCCACCACCTACGCCGCCGCCGGGGTCACCGACGACCCCGCCACCTGGACCCGGCCCGCGCCCACGCTGAGCGGGTTACGCGACCAACTCGACCGGCTCGGCTCGACCGCCGCGACCGAGCTGGCCGCCGGGCTGCACCCCTACGTCGGTGAAGGTGCCTACGCGGGGCTGATCGACGGGCCGACCACGACCGAGCCCGAGGGTGGGCTGATCGTGTTCTCGCTGCGGGAGCTGCCCGAGGAGCTGAAAACCATTGGCACGCTGCTGGTGTTGGATGCGACGTGGCGGCGGGTGTCGAATCCGGGACAGCGGCGGCCCCGGATGATCACTGTGGACGAGGCGTGGTTGCTCATGCGCCAGCCCGCCGGGGCCCAGTTCTTGTTCCGGGCAGCGAAGAGCTTCCGCAAGCATTGGGCGGGGTTGACCGTCGCTACACAGGACTGCGCGGATGTGTGCTCGACCGAGCTGGGGCGCGCGATCGTGTCCAACGCGGCGACGCAGATCCTGTTGCGCCAGGCACCCCAAGCCATCGACGAGGTCGCTACCGCGTTCCACCTCTCCGACGGCGAGCAGCAGTTCCTGCTCTCGGCCTCACGCGGTTCGGGGCTGTTGGCGGTCGGCGGCACCGACCGCGCGGTCTTCGGGTCTCTGGCCTCGCACACCGAGAACGCGCTCATCACCACTGACCCCGGCGAACTCGCCGCTGGGACCGCCGAACTCGACACCGACATCTACATCGACGCGACGGAGCCGGCGCCCGCGCTGACCGGAACCGGTGCCCCGGACGGTCCTGGGACCATCCTCGGGCATGGCACGGAGGCAGTCCACGCTGCTGGTGAAGAGGGGAGTGAAGCTCAACATCGCCCGGCCTGA
- a CDS encoding site-specific integrase — translation MKAYDTWHRQGRDANRRKLKSASYGKARQWRGAYQDGIRHTPHTRGFDTAREAETWAQNQVSAIKAGQHITKGASRVMMGEWCWEWLDLQAIDPSTFGGYQSKIRLILKYLDRLAVHEVREPHVLKLMTGLHRSGYSFDYRVDIHRLLTRIMAAAKRAELTVVMPCSIETYAKPNRDRPTIAAYCPTVTEFWTFFHLMPEETRIAVALGVGVGLRLSEALGANIEDLDVEACTYQPVTQYKPSRRVDGKRIGSHDGPLKTETSGTQIPVDPWVVDWLVGQLDGRTTGKFIEFEASRSGGRMSQKALRGRVYAAVSELGGEPAKLVPWGPDGKMRQQMGFHSLRHLYGSLLADGAYSLADVTRRMRHKNNTTTLDIYTHLVDGQRDAAQTIGQALRRGLRDYRKAANGMRIVGDP, via the coding sequence TTGAAGGCGTATGACACCTGGCATCGTCAGGGGCGCGACGCGAACCGTCGGAAGCTGAAATCGGCCAGTTACGGCAAAGCCAGGCAATGGCGCGGTGCATACCAGGACGGAATTCGCCACACCCCGCACACGCGCGGGTTCGATACGGCAAGGGAAGCCGAAACGTGGGCCCAGAACCAGGTATCCGCGATCAAAGCCGGGCAACACATCACCAAAGGTGCCTCTCGGGTCATGATGGGCGAATGGTGCTGGGAATGGCTCGATCTCCAAGCGATCGATCCAAGCACCTTCGGTGGCTATCAGAGCAAGATCAGGCTCATCCTCAAGTATCTCGACAGACTCGCGGTCCATGAAGTGCGCGAACCGCACGTCTTGAAGCTGATGACCGGACTGCATCGCAGCGGCTATTCGTTCGACTACCGCGTCGATATCCACCGCCTGCTCACCCGGATCATGGCCGCAGCGAAAAGAGCCGAACTCACTGTGGTGATGCCGTGCTCGATCGAGACCTACGCCAAACCGAACCGGGATCGCCCGACAATCGCTGCCTACTGCCCAACGGTGACCGAGTTCTGGACCTTCTTCCACCTGATGCCCGAGGAGACACGGATCGCGGTCGCACTCGGTGTCGGCGTCGGGCTTCGTCTCAGCGAGGCTCTCGGCGCGAACATCGAGGACCTCGACGTCGAGGCGTGCACCTATCAGCCTGTCACCCAATACAAACCATCCCGGCGAGTCGACGGCAAGAGGATCGGCAGCCACGACGGTCCCCTGAAGACCGAAACATCGGGGACACAGATCCCCGTCGATCCCTGGGTCGTGGACTGGCTGGTAGGTCAGCTCGATGGACGGACCACCGGCAAGTTCATCGAGTTCGAAGCGAGTCGTTCAGGCGGGCGCATGTCCCAAAAGGCGTTACGGGGCCGTGTTTACGCCGCAGTGTCGGAACTGGGTGGGGAGCCAGCGAAGTTGGTGCCGTGGGGGCCCGACGGAAAGATGCGCCAGCAGATGGGCTTTCACTCGCTTCGCCACCTGTACGGGTCGCTGTTGGCGGACGGCGCCTACAGCCTGGCGGACGTGACCCGGCGCATGCGCCACAAGAACAACACGACCACTCTCGACATCTACACCCATCTGGTGGATGGGCAGCGTGACGCGGCGCAAACTATCGGGCAAGCTCTTCGGCGGGGGCTGCGGGACTACCGGAAGGCGGCGAACGGGATGCGGATCGTCGGCGATCCTTAG
- a CDS encoding helix-turn-helix domain-containing protein, with protein MVDRFSGWLTTADVASRLKIPPKTLANWAYLGKGPRFARIGRHRRYRLEDLVAWEQMMLEQGGGHNFRGVERRDAA; from the coding sequence ATGGTTGATCGCTTTTCTGGTTGGCTGACGACTGCTGATGTAGCTAGCCGATTGAAGATACCGCCGAAGACATTGGCCAACTGGGCGTACCTGGGCAAGGGGCCCCGTTTCGCCCGAATCGGCCGCCATCGGAGGTACCGGCTGGAGGACTTGGTCGCCTGGGAACAGATGATGCTCGAGCAGGGCGGTGGCCATAATTTTCGAGGGGTCGAGCGTCGAGATGCCGCGTGA
- a CDS encoding ATP-binding protein: MAKKAVLHDWEVTEAFILSSLDARDRRDGVERDEQRRQAELKRLKRQYDEVAPLIPAAGVTAVSGSAPLPDSGDTPHSALRRLRSWSRMSVRDLAREGQIARSTLADKLSGKSVLTSQEVYSIAFACVQAHQPDAADEVANRYVEHHRSRGEETPRGPQLPAPLLGDEVWQRDSGVAITPSPEVAPRQTPGSDRVTKNRASLSAPVPPGFGSAAGRVANGVFSAVSRATSGRTARSSNPTQAMNPGDSTVDPALFRTRKDFAAELNQLRLRNGGMSIRTIATRTRTPAGTIAGWFAGTSLPRPDSPDFTRILTVLGEADRYTEWCKAAARLVNVHRQETGPSPAGGPSPYSDSRERDEWSTGEFFGRDALADRLSRIVITGTDRPTVVVVSGASGSGKTSLVRGALLPALAGRAAAEVVTVRPHDPHGSFGEVIDALAMHTAATASEDRGVLVIDQFEILMQRQDKEPGQWARLVEHVQDCASTPGRILVVVVRSDYTRRWMEQCPVRSVVFEIEPPTSSELTNIITGPAARTGVQVDPALVSHLLEELHSATGYETAGVAVVTVLLRQMWHERSTESMLTFDDYIRLGGIRAVLARRAEHTYDRFGPQQQIAARRILLRTIEIGETSAMRRTVAREELRWPDLSHDVVEDAISALARTYILVAGDSGIHLSSEALIPGWNRLNTWISSDRMQLRRLRRLIDAATDWESGGREPTHTLSSAQVSEFVALPAEIRANFGEREIALLIASQEQHERSTNNRIRQWISKARPSHDHSAPNSGSTDGR, from the coding sequence GTGGCGAAAAAGGCTGTCCTGCACGACTGGGAGGTCACCGAGGCTTTCATCCTGTCCAGTCTGGACGCCCGCGACAGACGCGACGGCGTGGAGCGCGACGAGCAGCGCCGCCAAGCGGAACTGAAGCGGTTGAAACGCCAGTACGACGAGGTCGCCCCTCTGATTCCGGCTGCGGGTGTGACAGCTGTATCTGGGTCCGCGCCGTTGCCGGACAGTGGTGATACGCCGCATTCGGCACTGCGAAGACTACGCAGCTGGTCACGTATGAGTGTGCGGGATCTGGCCCGAGAAGGTCAGATCGCGCGAAGCACACTGGCGGACAAGCTGAGCGGGAAGTCGGTGCTGACCTCACAGGAGGTCTACAGCATCGCCTTCGCGTGCGTTCAAGCCCATCAGCCCGACGCGGCCGATGAAGTCGCCAATCGCTACGTCGAGCATCATCGTTCCCGTGGCGAAGAAACGCCGCGAGGGCCCCAACTGCCGGCGCCACTGCTGGGTGACGAAGTGTGGCAGCGGGATAGCGGCGTAGCGATCACACCATCGCCGGAGGTAGCTCCACGGCAGACGCCCGGATCAGACCGGGTTACAAAGAATCGGGCCTCGCTGTCGGCTCCTGTGCCGCCGGGTTTCGGCTCTGCTGCCGGTCGCGTGGCGAATGGTGTCTTCTCTGCGGTCTCCCGTGCGACGAGCGGTCGCACTGCAAGGAGTTCCAACCCGACCCAGGCGATGAATCCGGGCGACAGCACTGTAGATCCCGCGTTGTTCCGCACACGCAAAGATTTCGCCGCCGAGCTGAACCAGCTACGTCTCCGCAATGGCGGAATGTCGATCAGAACGATCGCTACTCGCACGCGTACCCCGGCAGGAACGATTGCAGGGTGGTTTGCCGGGACGTCGCTGCCCCGGCCGGACAGCCCAGACTTCACACGGATCTTGACTGTGCTCGGCGAAGCCGACCGCTATACCGAATGGTGCAAGGCGGCGGCACGGCTTGTAAACGTACACAGGCAGGAAACCGGGCCATCACCGGCCGGTGGGCCGTCACCATATTCGGACAGTCGCGAGCGCGACGAATGGTCGACAGGTGAGTTCTTCGGTCGAGACGCGCTCGCCGACAGGTTGAGCCGCATCGTGATCACAGGTACTGATCGACCGACGGTTGTGGTGGTAAGCGGCGCTTCGGGCTCGGGGAAGACCTCTCTGGTACGCGGCGCTCTCCTGCCAGCGCTGGCCGGTCGAGCAGCGGCCGAGGTCGTCACCGTCCGCCCTCACGATCCACATGGGTCCTTCGGCGAGGTCATCGATGCCCTGGCCATGCACACTGCGGCGACGGCGTCCGAAGATCGCGGTGTTCTCGTGATCGACCAATTCGAAATCCTCATGCAACGCCAGGACAAGGAGCCCGGCCAATGGGCCAGATTGGTCGAACACGTGCAAGATTGCGCATCGACTCCCGGGCGCATACTCGTGGTCGTGGTCCGGAGTGACTACACCCGGCGCTGGATGGAACAGTGTCCGGTGCGCTCGGTGGTGTTCGAGATCGAACCACCGACGAGCAGTGAACTCACCAACATCATCACCGGCCCTGCTGCCCGCACCGGCGTTCAGGTCGATCCGGCGCTGGTAAGCCATCTGCTTGAAGAGCTACACAGCGCAACCGGATATGAAACCGCTGGAGTGGCGGTGGTGACGGTGCTCCTGCGACAGATGTGGCACGAGCGGTCCACAGAATCGATGCTCACCTTCGACGACTACATACGTCTCGGAGGTATCAGAGCCGTGCTCGCCCGGCGAGCTGAGCACACCTACGACCGGTTCGGTCCGCAGCAGCAGATCGCGGCGCGTCGGATCCTGTTGCGCACTATCGAGATCGGCGAGACCTCGGCCATGCGTAGAACCGTCGCACGCGAAGAACTCCGATGGCCGGACCTATCCCACGATGTCGTCGAAGACGCTATATCGGCCTTGGCCAGGACCTACATTCTGGTGGCCGGTGACAGCGGCATCCACCTCAGCAGCGAGGCGCTGATCCCCGGATGGAACAGACTCAACACCTGGATCTCCAGCGACCGCATGCAACTGCGTCGCCTTCGGCGACTGATCGACGCAGCCACAGACTGGGAGAGCGGCGGACGTGAACCGACACACACACTCTCATCCGCTCAGGTCAGCGAGTTTGTTGCATTACCAGCGGAGATTCGAGCAAACTTCGGTGAACGAGAGATCGCGTTGCTGATCGCGAGCCAAGAGCAACACGAACGCTCCACAAACAACCGGATCCGCCAGTGGATCAGCAAAGCGCGACCGAGCCACGACCACAGCGCACCAAATTCAGGATCCACTGATGGGCGCTGA
- a CDS encoding IS3 family transposase (programmed frameshift) has translation MPAKYDEATKAKAVRLVIDHRDDYDSEWAAITAVAARLGMTGETLRKWIRQAAVDQGNAEGVSTESARIIREQKRKIAELEQTIEILSAATSFFRAGQRPATPLVCEFLAEHKAKFPIAAMCRALSARGIVISRRTFHAWAVRAPSKRALWDTAVTEILADHYEPDEQGKRRPECLYGAEKMWAHLQRQGIPVARCTIERLMRRNGWKGVVRRKKVRTTIGDPGAERAPDLVDRQFRVPAPNVLVVADFTYVRLATGAFVYTAFAIDAFAGRILGWECSTSKETAFVETVIRQSAAVRAREGNPLDGNTIHHSDAGSQYTSVHFGQTLMLSGLRPSIGTVGDAYDNALAETTIGLYKTEAVREDSPFRTGPLHRLADVEQLTCDWADWYNRSRLMHRLGRKPPVEYEADYYATVSQQRVGDR, from the exons ATGCCAGCGAAGTACGACGAAGCGACGAAGGCCAAGGCAGTCCGGTTGGTTATCGACCACCGTGATGACTACGACAGCGAGTGGGCCGCGATCACCGCGGTCGCCGCCCGGTTGGGCATGACCGGGGAAACGCTGCGGAAGTGGATCCGGCAAGCCGCTGTAGACCAGGGCAACGCCGAGGGCGTCTCGACGGAGTCGGCGCGGATCATCCGGGAGCAGAAGCGCAAGATCGCCGAGTTGGAGCAGACGATCGAAATCCTTTCTGCGGCAACGTCTTTTT TTCGCGCGGGCCAACGACCCGCGACACCGTTAGTGTGTGAGTTCCTCGCTGAGCACAAGGCCAAGTTTCCGATCGCGGCGATGTGTCGGGCGCTCTCGGCGCGTGGGATCGTGATCTCACGGCGCACGTTCCATGCGTGGGCGGTCCGGGCGCCGTCGAAGCGGGCGCTGTGGGACACCGCGGTCACCGAGATCCTCGCCGACCACTACGAGCCCGACGAGCAGGGCAAACGTCGACCGGAGTGCCTCTACGGGGCCGAGAAGATGTGGGCGCATCTGCAACGCCAGGGCATCCCGGTTGCCCGCTGCACGATCGAGCGGTTGATGCGTCGCAACGGCTGGAAAGGTGTGGTCCGGCGGAAGAAGGTCCGGACGACGATCGGTGATCCGGGCGCGGAACGCGCACCGGATCTGGTGGACCGCCAGTTCCGGGTCCCGGCGCCGAACGTGCTGGTCGTGGCCGATTTCACCTATGTGCGTTTGGCGACCGGGGCATTCGTCTACACGGCGTTTGCAATCGATGCTTTTGCCGGGCGGATCCTGGGCTGGGAGTGCTCGACCAGCAAAGAGACAGCGTTCGTCGAGACGGTGATCCGTCAGTCGGCAGCGGTTCGGGCACGTGAGGGTAACCCGCTGGACGGCAACACGATTCACCATTCCGACGCGGGGTCGCAGTATACGTCGGTGCACTTCGGGCAAACATTGATGTTGTCCGGGCTGCGGCCCTCGATCGGCACGGTCGGCGATGCATACGATAATGCGTTGGCGGAGACCACAATTGGGCTCTATAAGACCGAGGCTGTCCGCGAGGATTCACCATTTCGGACCGGTCCGCTGCACCGGTTGGCTGATGTCGAGCAACTCACGTGCGACTGGGCGGACTGGTACAACCGGTCTCGTCTGATGCACCGACTCGGGCGCAAACCCCCGGTCGAGTACGAAGCCGATTACTATGCGACGGTGTCCCAACAGCGTGTTGGAGACAGATAA